In Populus alba chromosome 1, ASM523922v2, whole genome shotgun sequence, a single window of DNA contains:
- the LOC118046949 gene encoding protein FAF-like, chloroplastic — translation MSSLSKSLRLSSSSLEEENMMVPKRQGIVSILGSDVEGTRSAAASLRRTLSADMSSKKWQAHHGFYPLKKIASSDHFPACNITDSSSSEDEDYEDRPKGTEAQGQFDIWSSIQEDKNKKEVEKPGQFDVWSSILSQKTKEDSKNVQPYVHPLVKRSASSLSKKSLEICTESLGSETGSDGFSSYPPSETGDAEEDKEEDQRQERVTLKFDREDLRVAKYNLAAANCKKSQPRSFPPPIPSLSSRDGASVLMKSRRDNGRLVLEAVSVPSQKNFHAQRQDGRLVLTFASTVDQDEEERQKNEEMNVMEQFDVEIENSEDEMESEEDEEEVEEEIEEDVVEDGANERGGDKEARFVMEGAPKLSSGVISVHRLALMMNKSLVFANRNPTWPNKFNDIAKFGEVEPITSLTQSLPPRPPLARMIPASPPAATEVTAKAAASFNACEYFWKPKSMTTTTTSVLNPISQKQASSLGINDNKLALSKKFVPDEQQELVVLRGNKGDYLVPLLMSCKEPRKSLLFWEPHCIATS, via the coding sequence ATGTCATCTCTTAGCAAGAGCCTTCGCTTATCTTCTTCATCTCTCGAAGAAGAGAACATGATGGTCCCAAAGAGGCAGGGCATAGTTTCCATTCTTGGGTCTGATGTTGAAGGAACCAGGTCTGCTGCAGCTTCTCTAAGGAGAACTCTCTCAGCTGATATGTCCTCCAAGAAATGGCAGGCACACCATGGGTTCTATCCACTCAAGAAAATTGCATCGTCTGACCATTTCCCAGCCTGTAATATCACAGACTCTTCATCTTCAGAAGATGAGGATTATGAAGACAGGCCTAAAGGGACTGAAGCTCAAGGGCAATTTGATATCTGGAGCTCAATTCAAGAAGACAAGAACAAGAAAGAGGTTGAAAAGCCAGGGCAATTTGATGTGTGGAGCTCAATCTTATCACAGAAGACAAAAGAGGACTCCAAGAATGTTCAACCTTATGTCCACCCTCTTGTTAAGAGATCGGCAAGTTCTTTAAGCAAGAAGAGCCTTGAAATATGCACTGAAAGTCTTGGATCAGAAACTGGTTCTGATGGGTTCTCGTCATATCCACCATCAGAGACTGGTGATGCAGAGGAGGACAAAGAAGAAGACCAAAGACAAGAGAGAGTGACACTAAAGTTTGACAGGGAGGATTTGCGAGTAGCCAAGTATAATCTTGCAGCAGCAAATTGCAAGAAATCTCAACCAAGATCATTCCCTCCTCCAATCCCTTCACTATCTAGCCGTGATGGGGCTTCTGTACTCATGAAGTCTCGTCGCGATAATGGTAGATTGGTTCTTGAAGCTGTTTCTGTTCCTTCGCAGAAAAACTTCCATGCTCAGCGCCAAGACGGTCGCCTTGTGCTCACCTTTGCCAGTACTGTTGATCAAGACGAAGAAGAGagacaaaagaatgaagaaatgaaTGTTATGGAACAGTTTGATGTCGAGATTGAGAATTCTGAAGATGAAATGGAGAGTGAAGAAGATGAGGAGGAAGTGGAAGAGGAAATAGAGGAAGATGTGGTGGAGGATGGCGCGAACGAGAGAGGAGGAGACAAGGAGGCGAGGTTTGTGATGGAGGGAGCACCAAAACTGTCAAGTGGGGTCATAAGTGTGCATAGGCTAGCTCTCATGATGAACAAGTCCTTGGTGTTCGCAAATAGAAACCCAACATGGCCTAACAAGTTCAATGACATTGCCAAATTTGGTGAGGTGGAGCCAATCACCTCCCTGACACAATCACTCCCACCGCGCCCCCCGCTGGCTCGGATGATACCGGCCTCTCCGCCAGCAGCCACCGAAGTCACAGCAAAGGCAGCTGCGTCTTTTAATGCCTGTGAGTACTTTTGGAAGCCAAAGTCcatgacaacaacaacaacatcagtTCTTAACCCAATTAGCCAAAAACAAGCATCGTCATTAGGAATCAATGACAACAAATTGGCCCTTTCGAAGAAGTTTGTTCCAGATGAACAACAGGAACTGGTGGTATTGAGAGGGAACAAGGGAGATTACTTGGTTCCTTTGTTAATGAGCTGCAAGGAGCCAAGGAAGTCGCTCTTGTTTTGGGAACCCCATTGCATTGCCACCTCCTGA